The following are from one region of the Sandaracinus amylolyticus genome:
- a CDS encoding type II secretion system F family protein: MDSVLSMGWTAIAALALTGVGLLGAAWSQLGRDDSRTRRGWARYVVLLDRDVSFLRLEIAAPRFAQIQLAISVALLILALILRNPVPVFLVPLVFGAPLAMLRRARDKRVASMEDQLDGWMMGLANTLRATPALGEAIDYSSKIVGAPLADEFDFLLKERSLGVPLDDALRNTGARIGSRAIGAVLSTLVVGRTTGGSLPEILETSAAQLREMARLDGVIRTKTAEGRSQAWVLALMPFGLLAAIQAVDHDFFEPLLLSITGWIVIAISTGLWAIAVFSAKKILEIDV; encoded by the coding sequence GTGGACTCGGTGCTGAGCATGGGATGGACGGCGATTGCCGCGCTCGCGCTGACCGGCGTCGGGCTGCTCGGCGCGGCCTGGAGCCAGCTCGGGCGCGACGACAGCCGTACGCGGCGCGGCTGGGCGCGCTACGTCGTGCTGCTCGATCGCGACGTCTCGTTCCTCCGGCTCGAGATCGCCGCGCCGCGGTTCGCGCAGATCCAGCTCGCGATCTCGGTCGCGCTGCTGATCCTCGCGTTGATCCTGCGCAATCCGGTGCCGGTGTTCCTGGTGCCGCTGGTGTTCGGTGCGCCGCTCGCGATGCTGCGGCGCGCGCGCGACAAGCGCGTCGCGTCGATGGAGGACCAGCTCGACGGCTGGATGATGGGCCTCGCGAACACGCTGCGCGCGACGCCCGCGCTCGGCGAGGCGATCGACTACTCGTCGAAGATCGTCGGCGCGCCGCTCGCGGACGAGTTCGACTTCCTCCTCAAGGAGCGCTCGCTCGGCGTGCCCCTCGACGACGCGCTCCGCAACACCGGCGCGCGCATCGGGAGCCGCGCGATCGGCGCGGTGCTCTCGACGCTCGTCGTCGGCCGCACCACCGGCGGCAGCCTCCCCGAGATCCTCGAGACCTCGGCGGCGCAGCTGCGGGAGATGGCGCGCCTCGATGGAGTCATCCGCACCAAGACCGCCGAGGGGCGCTCGCAGGCGTGGGTGCTCGCGCTGATGCCCTTCGGTCTGCTCGCGGCGATCCAAGCAGTCGATCACGACTTCTTCGAGCCGCTGCTGCTCTCGATCACCGGCTGGATCGTCATCGCGATCTCGACCGGGCTGTGGGCCATCGCGGTGTTCAGCGCGAAGAAGATCCTCGAGATCGACGTGTGA
- the cpaB gene encoding Flp pilus assembly protein CpaB produces the protein MKIGAFVASMIVALLGVGAMFVSMQQYQARTSGGVPVQVVIVTRDLAPGTVLTEDALGVRSMPESYVERRHVRPADVHIILGLRVRSRVETNESLVWSDVETGEEGARELSRLVRSGVRAVTVNVDGASGFDGLLRAGDRVDVFHHATRDGEGPVTTPLLQNVLVMAVRGDVGRGSDHECGGGSSQHVTLAATAEQGQLLLHADSSGSIGLTLRNPTDIAIVDSLDTTTDGDLRDPEQLRRLQSPVGADPLAAVTAPADVRAD, from the coding sequence ATGAAGATCGGAGCATTCGTGGCATCGATGATCGTGGCGCTCCTCGGCGTGGGCGCGATGTTCGTGTCGATGCAGCAGTACCAGGCGCGCACCAGCGGCGGCGTGCCGGTGCAGGTCGTGATCGTCACGCGCGATCTCGCGCCCGGCACCGTGCTCACCGAGGACGCGCTCGGCGTGCGCTCGATGCCGGAGTCGTACGTCGAGCGGCGCCACGTGAGGCCCGCGGACGTGCACATCATCCTCGGGCTGCGCGTGCGCTCGCGCGTCGAGACCAACGAGTCGCTGGTGTGGAGCGACGTCGAGACCGGCGAGGAGGGCGCGCGTGAGCTCTCGCGCCTCGTGCGCAGCGGCGTGCGCGCCGTGACGGTCAACGTCGACGGCGCATCGGGCTTCGATGGCCTCTTGCGCGCGGGTGATCGCGTCGACGTGTTCCACCACGCGACGCGCGACGGCGAGGGCCCGGTGACGACTCCGCTCCTCCAGAACGTGCTCGTGATGGCGGTGCGCGGCGACGTGGGCCGCGGGAGCGATCACGAGTGCGGCGGTGGGAGCAGCCAGCACGTGACGCTCGCGGCGACCGCCGAGCAGGGCCAGCTCCTGCTGCACGCCGACTCGTCGGGCTCGATCGGCCTCACGCTGCGCAACCCGACCGACATCGCGATCGTCGACTCGCTCGACACCACCACCGACGGTGACCTGCGCGACCCCGAGCAGCTGCGACGGCTGCAGTCGCCGGTCGGTGCGGACCCGCTCGCGGCCGTCACGGCGCCCGCCGACGTGCGCGCCGACTGA
- a CDS encoding TadE/TadG family type IV pilus assembly protein — protein sequence MTTSTRRARSLLRDTRGAAYAEVVLMMPVFISLFAGIGFFHHFYMARMDAAAEARRCAWAYANGGCDQVPAGCEGVVGGAGGGAESRTSRPEVNSGIADAREGVAQMDRDMPLSASRRIYEAILGSSTTARGSESVPMPDWVGGGSRDARCGYTVVCNEREQTLGGLIREAFCNKANDIGVGGALGC from the coding sequence ATGACGACATCGACTCGAAGGGCTCGCTCGCTGCTCCGCGACACGCGCGGTGCGGCCTATGCCGAGGTCGTGCTGATGATGCCGGTGTTCATCTCGCTCTTCGCGGGCATCGGCTTCTTCCATCACTTCTACATGGCGCGCATGGACGCGGCCGCGGAGGCGCGCCGCTGTGCGTGGGCCTATGCGAACGGCGGCTGCGATCAGGTGCCGGCGGGGTGCGAGGGAGTCGTCGGCGGCGCGGGCGGAGGGGCGGAGTCGCGCACGTCGCGTCCCGAGGTGAACAGTGGAATCGCCGATGCGCGCGAGGGTGTCGCGCAGATGGATCGCGACATGCCGCTCTCGGCGAGCCGCCGCATCTACGAGGCGATCCTCGGGAGCTCGACGACCGCTCGAGGATCGGAGTCGGTGCCGATGCCCGACTGGGTCGGTGGGGGCAGCCGCGACGCGCGCTGTGGCTACACCGTGGTCTGCAACGAGCGCGAGCAGACGCTCGGCGGGCTGATCCGCGAGGCGTTCTGCAACAAGGCCAACGACATCGGCGTGGGAGGCGCGCTCGGATGTTGA